One Legionellales bacterium genomic window, ACTTGAACTTGAACTTGAACTTGAAATCGTTATTTCATAATCTGAGCTACCTGACGACTTTAAAAGTGACAGCGGCATCGATGTAAATTTTTTGCATAGATCTGAAAATTGACCGTGTGCTAGTCTAAATATCGCACTTATACCCTCGCAATTTCTAATGGCTAATAAACTCAACTGCTTCTGCGCATTAAATCGATTTAACATAGTAGTTAATATATCGCCAATGGCGGGTTCTCTTGGGAAACGTTCTAATAGTTGATGAAAAACTGTTGTCCCTAGAGCATTTTGTTTGGATAATATCTCGTATAAATCTTTATCATTGAGTTGCGCTACAATATGGGCTAATACCGCAATATTTTTTATTTGCGATAACTCAGTTTGACCAAGATTATTTTGCTTATTCATCAGATCAGGATATAATTCTTTTAATTTTAAATTAGTATTAGTATCCTCTATTAATTTTAGTATAAACTCACTACTATCATTTATTATTTCTGAAAAAAATGTCCGGGATGATCCATCATCTAAAAAAATACGGCGGGTGAGAATTAAATATAGGCTTTCTTGAGAAGCTTCATTTAGTATTTTTTGAAATAAAGTTAAAAATAAATCTTTCTTAGTAGGATTTTTGAATAGATCAAGGAGTTTTTTTGAAATAGACTCAGCGCTCATTTTATTTATTTGTAGTGTGCTTGCATCATTTTCCACTGTGGCAGTGGCATTATTTAGTTCAGGATTTGTGCTGTTCGTAACAGAGGAATTACTGGATGTATTAGCAGAGCTGCTAGTGAAACTGCTGCTTTCACTCAAGTCAAGCTGCAATGGAATAAATTTTTTAGGAGGATGTTTCACGAACCAGCGATTAATTACATTAACCGTAGCGGTTTTTGAACTCAAGTTTGCATCTTTGCTGCGATGTGTATTAACCACCTGGCCCAATAAAGTTTCGTTATTCTGGTAACTTTGATTAACTAAACTGATAATAGTATCACGTTCAGATGAATAATAGGTTGTGAGAAATTGATAAAATCGATCATCAGAAAACCATCTCGGAGTAAAGCATTCTTTCATCTTATCTTTTAAAGATATTAAACAGGATTTCAATGTAGGATTTATATAAAATGTTGTTAATCTTGGGGTTTTGCCGATAAAAGTATTGTCCAACTTAACCAAAAAATAAATAAAGACCGACATATCTTGCGGTTGATAGCCTGAACTTAATTTTCCTAATAATAAAAATTGGGCGATAGTCTCATAGTCTAATTCCTCAATATCAATCTCATGTCTATAATCAAATAGCGGATAACGACTGACTGCTGTAGATTCACTTGACGATGATGCAGTGGTTGCAGAAGCACTGCTAGATGAGGATGCTGCCTCCAATTTTTTAGCTGCTTCCAGCAATCTTTTTACTAAATCAACACAGTCTTTAGGCGAACTTTCCAAATAGATTAATAAAAAACACCGTGATCGCATTAATAATGATAACTGTTGTTCTGCAGAAAACTGCTGCCATAAGCCAGAATTTAAAAAATTCTGAACATGATTCTTGCAATCCTGTGTATGGCCGCCTAACAGATAATGATCAAGTGCGGTATAACCAAAATTATCGCGATGATAACACAGGTCGTAAAGTTGTGCGGAATTGAGATGGTGATGCGTAATTAAAAAATTATGGTGACCTTGCACAAAAAACTGCATGAATAATGTGGTACCATTTTCATAATCATTCACTTGATTGAGCAATTTAAATAAGTTGTCTGAACCTAATTTTTCCAGCAGATCCCCATTAAATAGTGTAAAAATATTGTCAGGATTTCTTTTCAGCATTGCTAAAAGTGGAGTTTCGCCTAACTTATTTTGTATTTTTAAAATTGTATAAAGACTCTCACTATCTAGTCTCTCACAAAGTAGCTGAAGGTTACCAGATGTGAGAAAAAACGCATAGGTGTCACCGAGGACATCTTGGAGGGTAAACAGGCTTATAATCTGTTCTATGGTTAAGGCGGGTTGAGAAGTATTTGGCTGAGATGAAGATGAAGCTGATTGTGATGAAGCAGATGTATTATCAGAGTTTATATTACCTAACAAGAGTGGAATAACATATGTCATAATCAAGTCAAGATATTCATCGTTTTTGATACAATACTCCGGTCTCAATGTTTTCGTCTGTGTCACGAGAACTAATTTTTGATATAGAGTTTTGTATACGGATAAATCAGAATTTTTGTTAATGAGACTCTTGGTTGTCGAATCACTCCATAAGGTATCAAAATCGTTGGTATGTAATAATTCATCAATAGCTTTTTGTTGTGTTTCTTCAATCATCGTGGAAGCAGCTTGCATGATATTATTCCATTTTGGTTATTATTTTCGTTGGCTGATCATAGTAGAAAATCTATGTAAATGCAATGTAGGCCATGTGATTTTCGCGCTGGATTGTTAGGCTTTGTAGCCGCGCAAGTAGACATTCCTCACGTCATTCTACTTAGCGGTTCACCGGTAATCCCTTTGGAAATCTCCATCGCACTGAGTAACCCTTCAAGATGCTCTTCATCTCTGAAGGGCGTTGAGTATATAGCAGTTATAATACCATCACCACATTTTCATGCGCGTTCAAATCGAGGTAGAGGGCATCCATTTGCGTTTTGCTTTGCGCTTGCAATTGAATGGAAATGGCGGCGTAATTACCATTTTGGCTGGGACGATGACGCACTTGCGTGCGATCTAAGTTTTCTACGTGTAATTCAACAATGGTGATGACACTTTCTAAAAAACCTTGGCGATCGTAGCCGATTACTTTTAATAAATAATCACAAGGAAATTGCATTAATTCTAAATCGGACATAGCGTTACTCACTGAATTAAGCGCAAAACTGAGCAGGTTCTAAAGCCTGCTCAGTTTTTACCAAAACCACTTAAAAAATATGATGGAAGGTTAAGGCCACGGAATCGCTAAAACGCCGCCATGCACTGCCTTTGGGATCGTCTTGCAGGGCAACTAACGGTAAATCGGCATAGGGTTTACCATTTAAGGTTACCACCACATCACCATATTGCTGGCCTTTGCTAATCGGCGCTCTTAATTCATTAGTCAATTTAACTTGCGCCGTTAAATGTTTATATTCACCACTTGGAATGGTGACATAAAAATCATGGCTTAATCCGAGAGGAATGTATTTTTTGGTGCCTTTCCAGACGCGCGATTGAGTTAGCATTTCTTCTGCGCTGTAAAGTTGATGGGTTTCATAAAAACGAAAACCATAATTTAACAAGCGTTGACTATCGGTCGCGCGAGAATTATCGCTGGGGGCTCCCATGACAATCGAAATTAAGCGCATGCCATGACGCTCGGCAGAGGCAATTAAACAAAAGCCAGCGCCTTCGGTATGTCCGGTTTTTAAACCATCCACGGTGTTATCCCACCACAATAAACGATTACGGTTTGGTTGGCGAATACCGTTAAAGGTAAACCATTTTTGATCGTACCAGTGATAATACTGCGGGAACGATTTAATAAGAGTGCGGGTTAAAATCGCTAAATCGCGCGGTGTAGTATAGTGATTGGGATCAGGAAGTCCCGTGGGATCGACAAAATGGCTATTAGTCATTCCCAATTGTTTAGCGGCTTGATTCATTAAATCGACAAAGCTATTCGTTGAACCGCCCACATATTCCGCCAAGGCCATGCAGGCATCGTTACCCGAATCAATCACAATGCCATTAATTAAATCTTGCACCGTGACTTCTTGGCCCACTTTTAAAAACATCCGCGAACCGCCTGTTGCCCAGGCATCTTTACTCACAATCACTTTGTCCGTTAAGTTAATGCGTTTTTCAGCGAGTGCAGAAGACGTGACATAGAGTGTGACGAGCTTAGTTAAACTCGCGGGCTCCATGCGATCATCGGCATTTTTTTCAGCCAGTACTTTGCCACTGTTGGCATCAATTAAAATATAACCCTTAGCATCTAAATTCGGTGCTTCTGGCACCACCCCTGGCGTGAACATGTTGGGCTTGGGTAAATTGACTAAATCGGGATACGGTTGTTGAGGTGACGTAGCGGGTTGTGCGGGAGCATTTGGCGTAGGCGCTGCGGCAAAAACGCTGGAAATACTGAGTATTAACGCCGAAATAAGCATAGAGGCTTTTGAATGCAATGACATAAAAATTCCTTGAGTCCACAATAAAACGCCTACTTTACCATAAATGGATCGATGGACTGAATAGGGGGTTTTTGAATTTTGCAAAAAAAGAAAAAGGTTATTTCCTGACTTGATCTTTTCCTGCATCTCGCGTTAAGGCGCAGGCTGAGGTGCCCAGGTAAGTTCGCATTTTCGGGAGATTGATTAACGCAATCCAATCGAGTATTCTTCGCCTGCAAACTTGTGAATGGAACTTCTCACCTTCAACAGTCGTTGTCCTCTAAATTTCAAACTCTGTTGTCGCTTTTCTTTCAGGATAGCTAACAATTATTTATAAATATTTTATTCATGTAGGTTAAGTATGATAGAGAGTGCCTTAGATCATAATGCTGATACTATTCAACAAGCAAAAAACCAGCTTGCTGCTGCAAAAAAAATTACCGTCAAGGATGGTATTTCTGGTATTGGCGGTAGTTTGGCAGGTGCAACTGCTTATGTCTATGATTTATTAAGCACCAAGGAAAACAATGATAGATTCCATCAATTTGAGGGGGTGGTCAGTTTTAGTGATAATGCCGCGCAATTAGCATTTTTTTCCGCTAGTGAAATTAGGAAATTTATTGATTTAGTGATTGCTTGCGTAAAGAAAAAACTCACTAAAAGAGATTTAGTAAAGCTAGGCCTTGATTCGGCAACAGCGGCTTTTATTACGTGGCATGCTGCGAATCTTTACAAAAATTTAGCAAAAGATACTTCTGCGTTAGACAATGAGTTGGGCGAAAACATATTTTTTCTAGTCGGTGCACTGCTTTACTATGGTCCTGTTTTTAATTTGGTGCAACAAGTCAAGAAACTGAGCACAGATATTTTTTATCACATAATGACGTTAATGCCAGAAAGCTCTTATCGAAAGCAATTAATTCGCGACCGTGAGTTAGAAAAATGTAAAAATTATTTTTTAAAATGTGCAGAGATGGCAAACTCGCTAAGTACCAAGATAGTTCCAGACAACTATGCGAGTCTCAACAGTGCTGAATTAGAGCAAGCTATTTTAAATAATTTGTTCAAAACATTATCTGAAAAAGACATCATAGTTTCCACCCGTGATGGACTATGGAAATCTGTAGATGCAGTTTTATTTTATCTGTATGTTACTTCAAATTTGGGTAGTTTTTCTAATACAGTTGAAAAAACGCCTGGATACAGTGGGTATGTCGCAGTGTTAGCAGGAATCGCTCTAGGATTATTAATGGTCGATAGCACCGTTAAGCAGCTTCAAAAATTACTTAAGATAATGCAAGGAAATGGATCCCTAGAATTTTTAAAAGCTCATTGGAAAATAGTGTTAGCAGTAGCATTAGGTATTGGTATTTCATATTTTACGACGACACCCTCAGTCACTTTAACTGAAGAACAAATTGATAATGTCGACTGGTTTTTAAAATTAAAAGTTATTTTAGGAACCATGTTTGCGAATGCTTTTGCCAAAACGCAAATTGCGCTCGAAGTTAGGCATAAATGGTATTTGCTTCGCAAAAATACCGACGTCGAAAAGGGAGAGTTACTGAAAATTTGGTTAGAGATGTTAAAAAATTCAAAAGATGAAAAGCAATTTATAAATTTAATGCAAAATAAAATAAATGATTTATGCCGTTTGTTACCGGAGGATGAACAGGATCAAAAAAAATCTTTTGAATTGCTTTTTGATGAAGATGAGCAGGCGTTTGAAACGTTCCATGCCCCTAAAAAATACCGTGAAGCCCTATTAAAAAATTCTGCCTATATTTTACTTTTCAATGCTTCAACAATTGTTCGTATCATGTTTCAACTTGGTAATGAGTTTCCCTCTCGAGCACTTGATGTCGCTACGCCCTTAATGACTGCAATTGTGGAATTCTACAAAAAGAATCAAAATTCTCAGGAGGTTAGGTCATCATTAACATCAGGAAAGAATAAAATGTCTGATCCTTTATTGTCGTCCCCTGATGATAAAAACGATGAAAACGATGAAAAAGAAAATGGGGAAGACATTGCAGGAGCTGGTCTTACATCAAGTAGAGAAACAACGCCAGAAACTTCTGCATCATTACCCTCTCAAGCACACCCTAAATCTTCAACCTGGCTGCAATTAGCATCGCATTGTATGAAAGCTACTGTGCCTGTTGTACTGGGATCGTTCATAGGCGCAATGTGTAAAGAAGCCGCTAGTATATTATTCGGTGTTGAAAATGAAGAGACTTTGCAAAACGTAGAAAATAGTGCTCAGCTAGTCACCCAGACTATTGCTTATCACTATATGGCAAAGCGTTAAAGGTAATTATTTTTGAATGATCTCAATAGTTGTAAAATAATTTAGCCATGGCTAAATCAGTGAGCTTATACTATAATCTTACCAGTAAGATTAAAAAGCGCGAGGTGTATTATGTCACGAAGATTATTGGCTACCACAAAAATGTCTTCTCGTGGGCAGATAGTAGTTCCTGAAGAATTTAGAGAAAAAATGAGGTTGGAACCTGGTACTCAGTTTATGGTTTTATCTGAAGGTGATGCATTAATTTTTAAAATAATTGCACCACCACCCAAAGAAGATTTAACTGCACTTCTTGCCAACGTAAGAAAACAAACTAAAGAAGTAGGAATTAAAAAGGAAGAAATTAATGACGTAATTGAATCTGCAAGAAAACTGACTAAAAAAAAGAATAAACATGATTGAAGTCGTTATTGACACCAACGTTGTTATTTCTGGTATGGGTTGGTCTGGTTATCCGAAAAAAATAATTGATGCCTGGATAGAAGAAAACTTCATTGTTAAAGCTACGAAAGATATCATAAAAGAATATCAAGTTACTTGCTTTCTTTTAGCAAAAAAATATCCAAGTGTTATGTTTGAAGAAGTACTTAACAAATTATTATTAAAAATTTATCTTTGTGAACCCGTAAAAATGATATCTCCACTAAGCAGAGATCCAGATGATGATAAATTTATAGCTTGCACCTTAAACACGAAATCTAAGATTATCATAAGTGGTGATAGAGATTTGCTTGATATACCTGTAAACAATAGCTTTACGGTATTAAAGCCCAATGAATTTTGTAAAAAATATTTATAAATATTTATAGTGAGTTACTTCTCACCGAATAACTGTCCATGGCGTACCTAAGTGTAAATGTTTGAGACGACTCGTTAAAGCATCAGACTCATCCACATTACCTAATGGCCCAATTTGCACGCGATAAATTACTCGATGATTAATATCTGTTTTTAAGATATGAATTTCGCGATGCGAGATCGATCGAATTCTATTTGCGAGTTGTTGCGCATTGTGTTCATTACTAAACGATCCGATTTGCATATAAATTTTAGGATGACCGTGAGGCACCACGTGGGTGGCAACCGTGTTTAATGAATGACGATTCCAGGTGCGAGCATCAATGGTTTCAACTTCCACTAAACCCGTACCGCGCCCAACAATCCCCAATTTTTTAGCGGCGACGTAGGAAAGATCCATAATGCGATTTTCTTTAAAAGGCCCGCGATCATTCACTTTCACAATCACTTGCCGACCATTTTCTAGATTCGTCACTTTGGCAAAACAAGGAATAGGTAACACTTTGCTGGCGGCGGTCATGGCGAGCATGTTATAAGGTTCACCACTGGAAGTGCGACGGGCATGAAATTTAGTCCCATACCACGAGGCAATGCCACGTTGTTTATAACCATAAGCGGAATTTAACACATAATAGCGTCTACCAAATACGACATAAGAATCGGGATTACCGTAGCGACTTTTGGGCAACACTTGCGGAACAGCATTAGGGATAGATTGATAATCGATGTTGCCAAGTGGAGGCCCATCTTCTTGCGATTGATTTCCTACCATAGAGCAACTGGTGATAAATAAAAGTATTCCACACAATCCCGCAAGTTGTTTTAACACGACATGATTTCCTAGCAAGCCAAATAAGAAATGAATTGTAGCGCGTAGCCTGGATCGCAGCAAGCGCATAGCCTGGAACGGAGCGCAGCGGAGATCCAGGATCAGAAATTCTAAAAAAAACGAATCCTGAATTTAATCCAGATTCGTTACGCGTTTAAAGATCGAAGATTAATCGAGATCAATCGAGATCAATCCTGGATCTCCGCTGCGCTTCGTTCCAGGCTACACTGCGCTCCGTTCCAGGCTACGGAAAACTACCTATGGGCCTGGATTTTTTCGGCTAATTGGTAGACTGCCATGGCGTATAAGGGGCTGGGATTGTAGGTCATGATGACGTAAAAATTTTTAAATCCTAACCAATATTCTTGTTGTTGTTCAGCATTTTTAGTCAAGCCAATCACATTTGCTTTCAGATCGCGGCCGACAGGCGGGTGTGTGGTGATCCCAGTTTGCAAAATTTCTTGTAATGAATACGTCGGTTTGCGATCGCGGGTGACAAATCGTTGAATGGAATGACCAGGATGAATGACTAAACTTGCAACGATGCTATCACGTTGCCAGCCATTTAATTTTAAATAATTAGCAATGCTAGCAATCACATCATCGGCTGAATTAACTAAATCAGCGGAGCCTTTTTTGGAGTAATCCACGGCAAAATGTCGATAACTGCTGGGCATGAATTGCGGCCAGCCAATGGCACCCGCGTAAGAACCCGTTATTTTACGTGGATTTAATTTTTGTTCGCGGGTTAATAATAAAAATTGTTTTAATTCTTTGCGGAAAAATTTTGCGCGCGGTGGATAGGCAAAAGCCAGTGTTGATAAGGAATCTAACACGGAATATTTACCCTTATATTGCCCATAAGCGCTTTCTACGCCAATAATAGCAACAATAATATTACTGGGAACACCATATTCTTTACTGACTTTATTCAAAGTGGCTTGATGAGCACGCCAAAACGCGACACCTTCTTGAATTTTTTTTGGGGTTAAAAAATTTTGCCGATAAATATACCAAGGTTTTGTTTCATAAGGGCGCGTTATATTATTAATGACTTGAGGAAGATAATTCACTTTGGCAAATAGCTGGGTTAGCTCTTGACGATTAAAATGATGTTCAGTCACCATCTCTTGAATAAATTGTTGAATTTGGGTTTTATCCAAATTGGCAAAACAAATAGAGCTAGTCAAACACCACAAGGTTAATAACATTGAAACGACTTTTTTCATGAGCTTCATCCATTAAGTTGAAAGTAATTTTCGGTGCGTATGTGTTGACATTAATATCCCAAACCCAATGCAAATTGTGACCATTGATGTTCCGCCATAACTGATTAACGGTAACGGCAAACCTACCACTGGAATAATGCCAGTGACCATGCCAATATTAATAAAATAAGCAATAAAAAAACTCAAGGTAATACTGCCAGTTAATAGACGAGTAAAGGTATCTTGAGCTTGTGAGCTAATATACAAGCATCGAGCGGTAATATACAAGAACAAGACTAATAAAAAAGTTGCGCCGATTAAACCAAACTCTTCACCCACCACAGCAAAAATAAAATCTGTGGCGTGTTCGGGTAAAAAATGTAAATGGGATTGGGTACCGTTCAACCAACCTTTGCCAAAAATGCCACCCGATCCGATCGCAATTTTAGATTGAATAATATGATAACCACTGCCCAGCGGATCGCGTTCAGGATTTAAAAACGTTAATACACGCTGTTGTTGATAAGTTCTTAAAAAATGCCAAACAATCGGCAGGGTTGCTAAGGTTAAGGTAATAATCGAAATAATCCAGCGCCAATGGATCCCCGCTAATAAAATAACAGCGCAACCACTAAAGGCAATTAATAAGGCTGTGCCTAAATCGGGTTGTTTGGCCGTTAATAACGTTGGGATGCCTAATAAAATGGTCGCGATGACAATATCTTTAAAAGTAGGTGGTAATTTACGATGATGATAAAACCAGGCTAACATCATGGGTACGGCTAGTTTAGCAATTTCGGAAGGTTGAAAACGAATAATGCCCAAATCCAACCAACGTTGCGCTCCTTTGCCAATTTTTCCCATAATTAATACGGCGATTAATAAAAACACGCCGAATAAAAATAACCACGGTGCCCATGTTTGATATTTAATGGGTGGAATTTGTGCGAAGAAAAACATTAAAAAAAAGGCTAAACCTAAATGTCCGACTTGTTGCCAAACCATCGCACTATTTTGATTAGCTGCACTGTATAAAATCACTAAACCAGTGGCAGCCAAAATCAGCAAGCCTAAAAATAAGGGCAGATCGATATGATAGCGATACCAAATATTTTTGGACTGCACATAGCGAATAGGTTCATGCGGAATAAAGGTTTTGCGTAAAAAATGTTTTATCGTCATTGCGCGGGTTTTTCCTTTAATAAATAATAATCCATAGTTTGTCTCGCAATCGCCGCGGCCAGTGTGCTGTGCTCGGCTACTACGGCAATAGCAATTTTAGGATCATCTACCGGTGCAAAGGCAATAAATAAAGAATGATCGCGTAATTGCACGGGAATACTTTGTTGATTGCTGTCTGACTGATTGCGCTTCAAACTATACACTTGCGCAGTGCCAGTTTTTGCAGCCACTTCGTATCCAGGATTACGACCAAAATGATAGCCTGTCCCTTCGCCCGATTCGATCACTTGGCGCATGGCATTAATGACGACATACCACGTAAAGTCGTGAAGATGAACCATGGGTAATTCCACGGGAGTCACTTGAATAACCGGTTGATTAGGGGGTTGCAGTTGCATGACTAAATGCGGTTGAAAACGTTGACCGCGCATTGCTACGGCACTCACCGCATCGGCGAGTTGTAAGGGAGTTGTCAGCATATAACCTTGGCCAATCGCTGCATTGACCGTATCGCCTGGATACCACGCTTTACCAAACCGTTTGCGTTTCCATTCCGGGGAAGCGATTAATCCTGTTAATTCATCGTTTAAATCGATGCCGGTGTGTTGACCGTATCCAAATTGATGCAGAATATCATCGATCCGTTGAATACCGAGTAAATGCGATAAATTATAAAAAAAGGTATCACAAGAAACGGTAATCGCGCGCGTTAAATTCACTAAACCATGGCCGCGGTGATACCAATCGTGATAAATATGTTCGCTGCCTTTTAAAATATAATAACCCGGATCATTAATGGTGTATTGTGGAGTAATGGTGCCCGATTCTAATCCTTCTAAGCCTAGATAGGGTTTAATGGTTGAAGCCATGGGATATTGTCCGCGGATGGCGCGATTATATAAAGGGCGATCGGGTGCCGTTTGCAAGGCTTTAAAATCACTGGCGGAAATGCCATTGACAAATAAATTAGGATCGAAACTCGGATTGCTGACAAAGGCGAGTATTTCGCCAGTCTGAGGATTAATCGCAATTAATGCGCCAGGATTGTTACCAAAGGCTTTTTCAGCGACTTGTTGTAAATTACTATCGATCGATAAATATAAATTATCGCCGGCAACGGCTGGCACTTTTTGCAGAACTCGTAAAATCCGACCACTGGCATCGGTTTCAACTTTTTCATAGCCGGTTTGACCATGCAGCGTTGATTCATAATACTGCTCAATTCCAGTCTTCCCAATAAACGAGCTGGGATCGTAATTACTGTCGTTAATTTTTTGCAATTCTTTTTCATTAATTCGACCCACATAACCCACCACATGTGCCACGGCATTTTTTAAGGGATAATAGCGGATTAAACGCGCGTGAACAGCACAGCCTGGATAAAGATATTGATTCGTTTCAAATTGGGCTACTTCTGTGGGGGATAAATTTAATTTTAATGCCACACTTTGAAAATGCCGCGTGCGATTTTTTAATTTATAAAACTCGTTGATATCATCTTCATCGATTTGAATCAATTGGCGTAATTTAGCAATGGTCGCTGATAGATGGGGGACATAATCGGGAATGCACTCTAAGGTGAATACGGGAATATTTTCCGCGAGTAATACGCCGTTGCGATCGTAAATTAAACCTCGTTTGGGCGGCAAAGGTAAAAAATTTAATTGGTTTTGTTGCGAGAGTGTCGTATACAAACCGTGTTGAAAAATTTGCAAATAGACGAGGCGCAGTACAATTAAGCCGCAGAGAATGATAATAGCCACCGTCGCTGCAAAAATACGATTAT contains:
- a CDS encoding DUF493 domain-containing protein: MSDLELMQFPCDYLLKVIGYDRQGFLESVITIVELHVENLDRTQVRHRPSQNGNYAAISIQLQAQSKTQMDALYLDLNAHENVVMVL
- a CDS encoding D-alanyl-D-alanine carboxypeptidase translates to MLISALILSISSVFAAAPTPNAPAQPATSPQQPYPDLVNLPKPNMFTPGVVPEAPNLDAKGYILIDANSGKVLAEKNADDRMEPASLTKLVTLYVTSSALAEKRINLTDKVIVSKDAWATGGSRMFLKVGQEVTVQDLINGIVIDSGNDACMALAEYVGGSTNSFVDLMNQAAKQLGMTNSHFVDPTGLPDPNHYTTPRDLAILTRTLIKSFPQYYHWYDQKWFTFNGIRQPNRNRLLWWDNTVDGLKTGHTEGAGFCLIASAERHGMRLISIVMGAPSDNSRATDSQRLLNYGFRFYETHQLYSAEEMLTQSRVWKGTKKYIPLGLSHDFYVTIPSGEYKHLTAQVKLTNELRAPISKGQQYGDVVVTLNGKPYADLPLVALQDDPKGSAWRRFSDSVALTFHHIF
- a CDS encoding AbrB/MazE/SpoVT family DNA-binding domain-containing protein is translated as MSRRLLATTKMSSRGQIVVPEEFREKMRLEPGTQFMVLSEGDALIFKIIAPPPKEDLTALLANVRKQTKEVGIKKEEINDVIESARKLTKKKNKHD
- a CDS encoding putative toxin-antitoxin system toxin component, PIN family; translated protein: MIEVVIDTNVVISGMGWSGYPKKIIDAWIEENFIVKATKDIIKEYQVTCFLLAKKYPSVMFEEVLNKLLLKIYLCEPVKMISPLSRDPDDDKFIACTLNTKSKIIISGDRDLLDIPVNNSFTVLKPNEFCKKYL
- a CDS encoding septal ring lytic transglycosylase RlpA family protein, whose amino-acid sequence is MRLLRSRLRATIHFLFGLLGNHVVLKQLAGLCGILLFITSCSMVGNQSQEDGPPLGNIDYQSIPNAVPQVLPKSRYGNPDSYVVFGRRYYVLNSAYGYKQRGIASWYGTKFHARRTSSGEPYNMLAMTAASKVLPIPCFAKVTNLENGRQVIVKVNDRGPFKENRIMDLSYVAAKKLGIVGRGTGLVEVETIDARTWNRHSLNTVATHVVPHGHPKIYMQIGSFSNEHNAQQLANRIRSISHREIHILKTDINHRVIYRVQIGPLGNVDESDALTSRLKHLHLGTPWTVIR
- the mltB gene encoding lytic murein transglycosylase B — translated: MKKVVSMLLTLWCLTSSICFANLDKTQIQQFIQEMVTEHHFNRQELTQLFAKVNYLPQVINNITRPYETKPWYIYRQNFLTPKKIQEGVAFWRAHQATLNKVSKEYGVPSNIIVAIIGVESAYGQYKGKYSVLDSLSTLAFAYPPRAKFFRKELKQFLLLTREQKLNPRKITGSYAGAIGWPQFMPSSYRHFAVDYSKKGSADLVNSADDVIASIANYLKLNGWQRDSIVASLVIHPGHSIQRFVTRDRKPTYSLQEILQTGITTHPPVGRDLKANVIGLTKNAEQQQEYWLGFKNFYVIMTYNPSPLYAMAVYQLAEKIQAHR
- the rodA gene encoding rod shape-determining protein RodA, which produces MTIKHFLRKTFIPHEPIRYVQSKNIWYRYHIDLPLFLGLLILAATGLVILYSAANQNSAMVWQQVGHLGLAFFLMFFFAQIPPIKYQTWAPWLFLFGVFLLIAVLIMGKIGKGAQRWLDLGIIRFQPSEIAKLAVPMMLAWFYHHRKLPPTFKDIVIATILLGIPTLLTAKQPDLGTALLIAFSGCAVILLAGIHWRWIISIITLTLATLPIVWHFLRTYQQQRVLTFLNPERDPLGSGYHIIQSKIAIGSGGIFGKGWLNGTQSHLHFLPEHATDFIFAVVGEEFGLIGATFLLVLFLYITARCLYISSQAQDTFTRLLTGSITLSFFIAYFINIGMVTGIIPVVGLPLPLISYGGTSMVTICIGFGILMSTHTHRKLLST
- the mrdA gene encoding penicillin-binding protein 2 translates to MLKPISTLKNHLQEMRLFNNRIFAATVAIIILCGLIVLRLVYLQIFQHGLYTTLSQQNQLNFLPLPPKRGLIYDRNGVLLAENIPVFTLECIPDYVPHLSATIAKLRQLIQIDEDDINEFYKLKNRTRHFQSVALKLNLSPTEVAQFETNQYLYPGCAVHARLIRYYPLKNAVAHVVGYVGRINEKELQKINDSNYDPSSFIGKTGIEQYYESTLHGQTGYEKVETDASGRILRVLQKVPAVAGDNLYLSIDSNLQQVAEKAFGNNPGALIAINPQTGEILAFVSNPSFDPNLFVNGISASDFKALQTAPDRPLYNRAIRGQYPMASTIKPYLGLEGLESGTITPQYTINDPGYYILKGSEHIYHDWYHRGHGLVNLTRAITVSCDTFFYNLSHLLGIQRIDDILHQFGYGQHTGIDLNDELTGLIASPEWKRKRFGKAWYPGDTVNAAIGQGYMLTTPLQLADAVSAVAMRGQRFQPHLVMQLQPPNQPVIQVTPVELPMVHLHDFTWYVVINAMRQVIESGEGTGYHFGRNPGYEVAAKTGTAQVYSLKRNQSDSNQQSIPVQLRDHSLFIAFAPVDDPKIAIAVVAEHSTLAAAIARQTMDYYLLKEKPAQ